TGCACCGCGTTTTTCAACTTCACGAGCAATTTCAACAATATGTTCATCATTTACTCCAGGAATTAAAACTGAATTGACTTTAACAACCAAACCATTAGCAGCTGCTTTTTCAACACCTTCCAGTTGATTTTCAATTAAGATTTTTGCAGCCTCATAACCTTTGTATATTTTTCCCTCATAATTAATGAAAGAATAAATTTCCATTCCAATATCAGGATCTATTGCATTGATTGTAACAGTAACAGAATTTACTCCAAGTTCCGCAAGTTTATCTGCATATTTTGGAAGTAAAAGTCCGTTTGTACTCATACATTTGATTAAATCCTGTTGTTCTTTTGCTAATTTTTCAAAGAATTCGAATGTTTCTTCGTTAGCAAGTGAATCACCAGGTCCAGCTACTCCAACAACTGAAATTGGACCATCTGCAGTAACATTATTAACATGATTAATTGCATCATCCGGTTTCATAATACAACTTGTTACACCCGGCCTGTCTTCGTCATTGTTAATATCTCTTGTACAGAAGTTACAAAAGATATTACATTTTGGTGCGACAGGTACATGTGCTCTTCCGACTTTATCATGCATTTTTTCATTAAAACATGGGTGTGCTTTTGTAATATGTGCAAATCTTGAACCTTTGTGTTCTTTCATAATATCATTACCCCCTTTTTATAATATAACTCCTGTTATTTTGTATTGATACGAACAAATATATAAAGTTTTCTAAATTCCTTTGTTCAACTCATCAATGAACTCATGAGCTTTATCAATCCAAGCATCTTTGATTAACTCATCAGTAGCTACGACAGTAATAATATCTTCAGTAGACAAATCTTTAATGATTTTAAATCCTTCAGGCAATATTCTAAATACTGCATCATAGATACGTCTTTGTAAATTAGAATGAGGATCATCCACTACAACAGATCCTAATTCAGTGAAATCACCTTTGATTTCAAGTTGATACCTATTTGGTTGATAGATTTCATCTCTAGAAAATCTTTTCCATAATTCCCTAAGAATGTTTGGAAGATAATTTTCATTATCAATTAAAATCATAGTGACATCATTTTGTTTATTATAAGTTAAGTTAGCCACATCTTCGAATTTAATAACATTTGAAGTTTTTCTCATTTTAATAGCTAAAACAAATACAGGGTCATCAGGATTTACATAAGCTTTTAAATCATCAACAGAAGAACCTAAAACTAAATCTTGGAAAATCTGTTTAATGATGATTTCATAAACTTCTGCGCCTCTCTCATCATAACATTCAACTAACATCAAATCAACCCTTTTAATTATATTTATTTATCATCTTGTCTATGTCCCATACCAGATACTAAAAGTGCACAGCCTACAGCACCAATATGTTGAGAATATTCAGGTACAATAACTTCAATTCCACCTAAAGTTTCACTTACTGCTTCAACAAGACCAGAAATTAAACTTGTTCCACCTACTTGGATTAATGGTTCACGAATATCGATTTCTTGAAGTTGTTGTTCATAAACTTGCTCTGATACGGAGTGACATGCTGCAGCAGCAACATCCGCTTTAGAACCTCCAGCAGCCAATGTAGTAACAAGGTCCTGAATACCAAATACAATACAGTAAGAATTCAACATAGCATTTCTCCAGTTACCTTGAACAGCAAGAGGACCTAATTCAGTAATATCCACATCTAACCTACGTGAAGTCATATCCAAGAATCTTCCGGATGCACCTGCACAAATACCACCCATAGTGAAGTTATCAGGAATACCATTGTTTACTGTAATTACCTTATTATCCATACCACCAATATCTAATACAGTAGCTTCCCCTTTTTGACAATCAGCTAAGTATACTGCACCTTTTGCGTTAACAGACAATTCTTCTTGGACAAGTTCAGCACCAAATTTTTCACCCATAGTGAATCTACCATAACCAGTTGTTCCAAGACCGTCAATATCATCCCAAGTGTAACCAGTGCCTTCAAATGCTTCAGCAGCAGCAATATTTGCAGATTCAATAATGTCCTTAGTAGATGTCCAACCAGTTCCAATAACTTTATTGTTTTCCATAAGCACTGCTTTTGTAGTAGTTGAACCTGAATCTAAACCAAGAGTAAGTCCTTCTTGTTTTTCACGAGCAAGAATGTTTCTACGAGTTACTGTAGTAGCTAATGCTTCCATACGGATGAATAATTCATCAGCTTTTGTCCTTTCAGTAAATGAATAAGTAACTACTGGAATACGAGTGTTGTTCTGAATAAATCTCCTTACTTCATTTCTTACCAATGCTGCTTCTGCACATCTAAAACAAGTTGCAATAAATACTGCATCAGGTTTACATCTACCTTCCACAATTGCCATTGCCCTTGCAATCATTAATTTTAAGCTTGAACTTTGAGCTGAAAATCCAAATTTAACGTAAGATTCATCAATGTAATCTAAATCGATTTCTGGAAGAATAATTTCAGCACCAAACTTATTTGCTGCTTTTTCAATTTCTTTTTGAATTCCACTATATTCGGTTCCACATGAAACTAAAGCAATTTTTACCATTATTATTCCTCCTCGCTAGTTTCTTCAAGTGAATCAATAAATTCATTGATTGCATTCACCATTACATAAGTTTCATCTTGATTATCAGGGTATTTAAGTTCTAAAACTGGAATACCTTTGTTTCTAAGTAAAAATATTGATAATTCATTAGTTCTTGCACATCCAATACAACCGAAGCCGTATGGAGCACCATCAACAACGATAGCTGCTTCTGCATCATCTATAAGAGGTCCAATAATGGACATTCTTCCACGTACACCGGAAGGAACTTCGATTGCAGCATATTTAAGTCCGTTGAGCGGATCTTCTTCTGTAATATTCATTGGTGGAGAATCAATCTCCGGGTCTTTAATTTTTTGTCTAATTTGTTTTTGAAGAACTAAAGGAGTGTGACCTTTTCTTTCAATTAAATCTGCTAAGATTAATGAATTTGGAGGATAAACAGCGATTTTAACCATAATTTCACCTATTCTTTTTTATCTAAACATTCATTCATGATTTTCTTAAATTCGTCAACAGCAATTGGTTTTTTCTCTTCGATTTCAACTTCTTTAGGATTTTCTAAAGCTTCTGAAACATAACCAAGTATTCTATATTCTTTTTCCATTTGGTGGAAACCTTCTCTAGGACCAAATCTATGACCTCTACATCTTCTAGGGTCACCTGGAGCAAATCCTCTTTCTTTTGTGAAAATGTGATTAGGATCAAGTTTTCTAATCTCTTTAATAGCTTTGTAAACATCTTCACTTTTTCCACTAATCATAGAACCATAACAAGTATTCTTAATAGTAAGTGGTAAGCCAAGCATGTGAAACTCACTGACAACTTGCTGTTCACTTACATGAGCTCCAGGCCCGATAAAAATCATACGAGTAATTACATCAGGATCCCAATCTTCTGTACCTAAATCAGGACTCATTGTTAGATTCGGCAACATACACCACAACTCCTTCTTTTAATTTTTCAAGATAATCATAATCAGAAGTAATCTCTCCAATTATATTTGTCGCTTCAAAAGTTTCAGCAGTAGGTCCAAAGTCAGTATTATCTTCAAATCTGATACCAATTAACCCAGCACTTTTTGAAGCCATATTAGTAATTCCTATTTGACCTCTTACTACTTTATCAACAGGGTTATTTTCAGGAACTAAACCTTTAGCTGCTTTTTTATCCCCTTCAAAGATAACAATATGCATACCCGGTACTGCAAAGTGAATTTTAAGTTGACCCACAGGATTTTCTAAAAGGCCACTCAATAACTTAAAGTACCTTACAGATCTTGGAGCATTGTCAACGAAATTAATTGTACATAACTCATCTTTGTTAATGGCTTTAGTAATAACCTTACCCTCTCTTAGGATATCGATTGTATGTTGAGGGTTTTGCTCAACAATAATAGCATCATCATCAACAAGTCCATCAATCATATGTTCAACACCCGCTTCAACCAACATTCTAGTAGCTTCAACTTGAGTTTTGTTCAATAACATTAATCTTTCTTGTTCTGCTTTAACTGTAATAAATTCACTTTCTTTTGCAGCATCAACAAGTTCCATACCTTTCACTATTTTTCCAACAGTGGTGTGATTTGGGGATAAGACCCGATTTTCACGATAGATGAAAAGTTTTCCAACACCCACACCATCATTTCTAACAGTGATTGTTCCCCTATTTCTTTTAGTGGTATGTTCTTTAGGTTTTTCAAGACATGCAAGTTCATAGAACCCTAAAAATGATTCACTTTCATATGAAACTTGCATTTTACCATCTTTAATGAGTGCAAACAAATGTTCCACACAAACTGGGGACTCTTCATCAACTTCAAAAGATATATAAGTGTATAACTCATTACCTTCTTCCAAAACAGTAGTTAAATCAGATATTGATTCTATATCAGTTGTTGTGCTTCTCTCAATAATTGGTTCAATACCAGTTACCAAGTCATCATCTGTCAAGTTTTCTAAAGTTTTTCTACCACCAATGACTTGAGCAAAAATACCTTTATTGTATGGAGGTACACTGTAAACATTGGTTGTATTCTCTTTAAGTAATATTAAATGAGTAGACTCATTACTAAAACTAGACAAACTTAAAACTACATCTCCTTCATCATATTTGTATTCCTCTGAAGTTGGTTCCAAATCTGTTACAATAGGACCAATAGCCACTTCAGTTGTAGTTGACCATCTAATATTCAAATCAACGAATTCATCATATTGATTTTTCCAGACATCTACAAGAGGTTTAGCTTCATCAGATTCATCTAATTGGATAACAATAGAACCTTTATTAGTTTTAATTTTATATTTACTAATGTTTTTTTCAAGTTCTTTTTTACCCTTGATTAAACAAACAATACTACCAGGAGTATATGGAGCATCAGTTTCATCAATTACATCTTGAATTGTAGAAGCTTCTGCTACATCAATTTCTTCTCCATTAATTTTAATTAACATACAATCTCCTAATTAAAAATTTTACAATATTTTATATTTTTAATCTCATTATATATTAAACTTATTTGTACATACAAAAATTATATTAACACACAATGATAACAATATTTTAAGGAGGAAGAAATTATGGGAATTAATAAAAAACATGTTTTTTCTTTACTGATAATTTTAATAATTGCAATAAGTGCTATTTCAATAGCCAGCGCATATACAGGAACAGGATTTTCACATAGCATTCCTACTTCAAAATACCATGATCTCTCAGCTTCAGATATTTTGAATAAATATAATAAAACTAGCTGCCATGTTGAAGAAAGCAGTGTTTGTACAAAAGTTGTTGATGGAGATACAATATACTTGGATAATGGTAAAAAAATACGTTTCGTTGGAGTTAATACTCCCGAAAGAGGTGTTGAAGGATACATTACTTCAAAGAATTTTGTTCAGAAGTTATGTTTAAATAAAAAAGTAGACATTGACATTGATGATTCAAAAGGTACTGATAGATACGGAAGAACATTGGCCGTAGTTATTGTTGACGGGAAAAATGTTAATGAAATGCTTTTAAAGGAAGGTCTTGCAGAAATCATGTACATGCCACCTAGTGAATTTAACCCATTTGATTGGGGAACCAACAACACACACGTAGATACAACCCACAGTTCATCTGCAACAAGCCCAACACATACAAGTGCAAAATCAACAAGTTCATCTGATTCTGCTAATTATGTAGGCAATTCCAATACCGGGAAATTCCACGAAGCAAGCTGCTCTAGTGTTAAAGACATTTCTTCTGGAAATAAAGTGTTTTTTTCAAGCCGAGATGATGCAGTAAATCAAGGGTATCAACCTTGTAAAAGGTGTAATCCTTAATCTTTTTTTCTTTTTTTGAATTATGAAATAGTAATATGAAAAATAAAATAAAAAAATAAGTGACATTCATGTCACTTCTAAAAAATTAAAACTAAAATTATATCATTTACTTTTTTTATGTAGCCACATGAACAAGCGGAGCCAAATTAAAAAGCATTATTAATGAAAAATCAATAATAAGATGTACCAAATATGATACAAATATATTTTTAGTTTTTAAATAAGAATATGCCAATGCAATTGCTGGAATAGTTATACCCACCACTGCAAAAAGAAAACTTCCATATGCAGAAGTATGTAATGCTCCAAATATGATCAAAGAAGCTACAGCACCAAGTAAAACTGCATGTTTTCTATTTTGAGTGGATTTATAAACAAAATATGCCACCAATATAAATGGCATGAATCTAAATACCTCTTCACCAAAAATCTGCAATGCAGTGACAACCAGTAATGGAATATTTGTCAAAGCAACATTAACACCAGCATCCTGATGATGAGGAATAAGTGATACAATATTATGAATCAAACCATTTAAAACAAAATAAGCAATCACAGAAATTAAAATTGTTTTAATATCAGCAAGTTTCGGTTTTTTAAACAATAAATTTAATTTTCCTTTGGTTATGAATAATGCTACAGCAATACCTACAACAAAATATAATACTGATTTAATATGGTAATCAATCGGAATAAATGTCATGATTAAAAACAACAAAATTCCAACAATCAACGCACCAATATCCCCAATTGATAATTGAGGTTCACCATTATAGAATGGAAAATCAATATTCTTCTCTTTAAATCTAAACCAATTTTATTTATTCATAAAATCCCCTATAAATATAACTCCTTTCGACGTAAATCAGTATACGGTTTCTCATTTCTAACATCAATAGCATTAGACAAGTCAACATCACATATTAATAATTCTTCACCATCGCCCGCAATATCAATTATTTCACCATTACAGTCCACAACAATAGATTCACCTGAAAAAGTCATATTATCCTCAATACCCACACGATTACACATTGCAATGTTTACACTATTTTGGAAAGCAGGAACCCTAATTTCCCATTGGAACAATTCCTTAGGTTCATCAATAGTGTTTGCAGTAGGAATTAAAATTAGTTCTGCACCTTTCAATACACTAGTTCTGATACTTTCAGGATAATGTCTATCAAAACAGATTACAATACCAATTTTACCAAATTCAGTATCAAATACATTAAATCCTTCTTCTGAGGGAGTATAATAATCCTGTTCATAGAAATATTCCAATCGAGCAATATGAACCATTTTCTGATTGCCAATTATTTTACCATTATTGTCAATGAATAGACACATATCCTATTCATTGCCATTTTCTTTAATGTGAAAATTAGGAACTGCATAGATGTCATTTTTTCTGCATTCCTCACAGATTCCATGAACATAGTCAGAGTCCATAGTTATTGAGTAATCATCTTTATTGAGTTTAGAGTATTTTGGAAAAAATCTATTTAATTGAATTTCAGGAAATAATACTAAATCAACCCCACAATTAGATGCTCTACGAATAAACTCCAAAGATTTTTCATAATTAACTTGAGTATCTTCACTCATTTTCATCTGCGCTAAAGCTATTTTCATATTATCAAATCCATATTATATTTTATAAAATTAATTATTTAAACTTAAAATACTATCACAATCAAGATTTAATTATTTACATAGAATCATGATACTCAATTCTTCCAAAGATGCGAAAGTAGCTATCAAACATAAGATGATTAAAATATTGTCTGATGCAGTTAAGATCAGCAAGAAAGGAAGTAAAACCAAACTAGCTCCAGTTAATTTATTTAAATAAGTGTGAAACATTACAAACTTTCCAAATTTCATAAAACCTATGCAAATAGATGAAATTTTAATTAAAAATATAATTATAATCCATAGAATTATCATATAATTAATATTCAAAACAGGAATTATTACAATCAAAAAAGATAAGAAAAAAACAATATCTCCAAATGAATCCAATTTATCCCCAAAACTTGTATTTTCACCATGATTTCTTGCAATATAACCATCAAGAACATCGCTTATTCCACAAAGTATGAAAATTGTAAAAAAATATATGGACAATGGTTCTGTAAATAAAAGCAAAATAGCTAAAATAATCCTAGAAATTGAAATATAATTAGCCAAATTCTTCATGAAAATCAAAAAAGTAGTTTAAGAGGAATAAAATTTCCCCAAATTATCTAAAAATAAAAACTGGATTTTTTTCTTGATTGAATACTTCTGCTTGCTCATCTTTATAATTCAAATAAAGACTGTTGGAATCTGTGACTTCACCAACAACAGCAGCTTCAATTGAGTACTTTGCAAGATACTCTTTAATATAATCGCATTTGTCTTCACTTGCAGTAAAAACAAAACCTGAACCCGGATATGACCTAAGCCAATCTGCCCAACTGAGAGATTCATTTCTTGGAATATCCTCCAAATTAACAACAGCACCTTTACGGGAAGTTTCTAAAAGCATTTCCAATGTTCCTAAAATTCCAGGATTTGAAATGTCTTTTCCAGATTTTATGTAATCCTGCTCTGCCAAGTATTGAACAGCAGTAATTTGATCCCTGACAAGCTGTGCATCTTTGTCATAAGTTGTATCCCAATTTAAACTGAACATTTCATGAGGTTTACCATCAAGGTCAATTGCAACAATAACTTTATCCCCAACTTCAGCTCCAAAGCTGGTTATAATTTTATCTTTTTGAGCAATTCCAACAATAGCCACCCCTAATGAGTCAACTTCACCATCAGGATGCAAATGACCTCCAACCATTGGAACTCCAAATTTTAAACATCCATCTTTGATACCTTTTAACAAATCTTCATAGATGTCATCATTGCTTATGGACATAATATTAACCATAGCCAAAGGTTTTCCACCCATTGCAGCAATATCATTTACATTTACCAAAACAGAACAGTATCCTGCCCAGTAAGGATTTACATTCATGATATCTCCCCATATACCATCAGCAGCAATAAGCATCACCTGATTATTTCCAATATCAATAGCTGAAGCATCATCACCAATGTCAATTACAACATCTCCTGAAACATTGTATGATTCTTCTAAAAGAGAAATTACATTATTAATAGAACTTTTACGAGATACTCCTTTAAACTCTTGAATTTCCTTAACAAGATTTTTAAAATCCAAAAATTACACTTCCTACTTTAATTAATATAACTAATTTTGTATTTACAATTAATATTATTTATTATTTCAATTATTTTATCCCTGACTTCATCAATGCTTGAAAAGTTCAATGATTCCTTTTTACCGTCAAACATTATGGTTTTAATATCTCGACCAACGACATCATCAAAACCACTTTCAACTTCAAAAATGATGGAATCTTTAACTTTAAATCCATCTTCTACAACTTTATCTAAATCCCCATCAGTTATTCCAATTATAGGTATATCAAACCGATACAAAATATCCGAAGATATCAAAGTTGTATCATCACCAACAGTGATTACAACAGATGAATCCCTAAATTTGTATACATCCTCACCTGCATGGTCCAAAAAGGTAATTTTAAAATCATTAGGTTTATCATGTGAAATAACTCTTGGTGTAACTTTTGCATGTCTTAAAAGACCAGTTTTAATGATTGCAGATTCCAAATCAACTTCACCCAACTTTTCAAGACCATGAGGTTTTAGCTCACCACCAACAATATCAACAATATGATTATCTCGAGCGATTAACGTCAGTTTATCTGAATCTGTTTTACCAATGACAACACTGTTGACCATGATGTTTTCACCAGGACTTACCCCATGCACAATTCTTTGATTAAAATCAGCATCATCCTGCCTAATATGATTTTCATAAACTTCATCAGGAGATACAATGGAAAGATTTAACTTTTGAGATAACTCCTCTACAATATCCAAATTAATATTCCATGGAATTATACTCCCATTTTCCTCGCCCGGCCTTTCAATTTGAATTACGGGAATATTGTTTTCAGCTATTTTATCAACAAAATGATTATAAACCTTATATCCAAAAACTTGACCAGTAACATCAGACTTTCCATAATTAAGTAAAAAAATCAAATCAACATCATCATCATCATAAAATATTTTTAGAGAGTCACTTGGAACCAATTTACGTGATATATCAATTATGCCCTCTAAACAGGCATCAATAACTGCAGTACGACCCATTGTACCGCCAAGCCTTACTGAAACATCTCCATAATTTTTAAGTAACTCTATGAGTTTTAAAGCATAACCGGAATCAATAATATTTGGACCATGAACAACAATACCTATTTTCATTTGTTCACCTTAATCCTTTTTTTATATATTTTTGATCCACAGATTTCACAATCATCAAATGGATAATCATCACCATATTCCTTTTTACAACCTTCACAGACTTTCTTCCAGTTGTAAACACCTTTAATTCCCTGAGTTATTATTCCAGAATAAGGAATTTCCATTATTTTTAGAGTATTTTGAATAGTATAATCATCACTGATAACTTTTACATTGCGACCTTCTTTTGAGAACATATATGCAAGTGAAATTAATTTTTTATCAGGTAATGATAACCTTAAAATATCACCTGATTCAGATATAATTTTATTAACACAATTTGTATACTCATCTGGCACATCTTGTATAGTTAATTTACACTCATCAATAGCCATGTCAAATGTTAGTCTAGATTCAAAATCCTTAATTTCAGCAGTGATTTCTGGAACTGTGAAATTGTTATTAGAAGTTAATTTGAATCCATTAATAAAAGCAGATGCATCTAATATATAACAAATTTCCATGTAATTATATTAAATTTTATAAATTAATAAAGTTTAGTAATTAAAAAAAGATTGTAGAAAAGGAAATTTCGTCAAAAAACTTAGAATATACTTATAAATCTTTGGAATAACAATGGGAAGGCATTGGAAGAGTTTTGGAATGAATTTGGGAAAGAATTGGAAAAATCTATTTAAATTTAAATTGAAAAATTTGATATTAACCAAAAAATTGGAGGAATATGAAAATGGATATCCATAATGAAATCAATAAAGATATCAAATTTCTTGCAAAATCAGAAATACGATTGAAAATATTAAGTGAACTACACAATAGTCCATATAGCGTACATGAACTTGTTAAAAAGACTAAAATAACTTATAGTTCCGTATCAAGCAATATTACCAAATTAGAGCAGAATAACTACATCAAAAAAATAAAATCAAAATATTATCTAAACCCCATGACTAAAATATATTTTCACACATTGCTAGACTTCAAGCAAAGTGTTGAAGTAATTAACAAATACAGCGAATTTTGGGACAAACATAACCTAAAACAAATAAATATCGAATCAATGAAAAATATCACAAACCTAAAAGACTCCGAATTAATTGAAACAACACCACTTGATATTTATAAAACTCATAACACCATCAAAAGTCAAATATTAGACTCAAAATCTCTTAAAGCAATTTTTCCATATTTACATCCAGAATATCCTCAACTAATTGAAAAAATCCTAAATGATAATGGAAAAGTTGAATTGATAATACCAAAAGCCATTTACAATGCAATAACATCAAAAATCAATGTTAAAGTAAAACAAAAAGCATTATCCGAGAAAAGATTAATAATTTATCCAGTTGAAGATGATTTGAACATATATCTAACAATATGTGACGAATCAATGAGTTTAGGATTATTCAAGACAGACAAAAGTTTTGATCAAAATAGGATATTGATTTCAGACAGAGACAAATCAAAAAAATGGGTGGAAAATTTATTTGAAAATATCAAATATGACGTGATAAAATGACCAATATTCAAACCAAGAAAGAATTAAATGACGAATATCAAAACGTTAAATATATTTTAACCTCAAGCATGCGCACAAAATTACTTTTAGTGCTTTATGAACATTCCAAAAAATTAGAAGACATAAGGAAAGATTTAAAGAAGCCCTCCGCAACAATATTGCATGGACTTAAAGAGTTAGAAAATAAAAATTTGATTCATAAAATTCAGAAATATTATGAATTAACTTCAAATGGATACATCCTCACAACAAATATGATAAAATTAATTGAAAATTGGTATTCAATAAACAAAAGCAAACAGTTCTGGAACAGCCATGACTTATCAGATATTCCTGAAGAAATACTAAAAGATATTTATTTATTAAAAGATGTTGAATACGAAACTTCGACTACAAGCGATTTATCAAATGCATTCAATAAATATATCCAATTACTCTTAAATTCAACAGAATTGAAAATAATTCTCCCAATATACTCTGAAAACCATTTTAAATATATTATTGATTTTTTAAATGAAAATAAACCATCAAAACTAGAATTGATAGTTAATGAAAAAATTCTAAATTCAATAAAACAAAATCAAAATCTAGAGAAATCATTACTAGAAAATGAAAACGTGACAGTTAAATGCATTGAACAAGATTTAAAGCTATTTTTAACATGTTCAGACAACTTCATGTCATTGACATTGTTTTTAAAAGATGGGCATTATGATGATTCCCAAATATTGATTGGAAAAGATAAAAATGCTCTAAAATGGGCTTTAAATTTAATTCAATGTTTTACAAACTAAAAAAAGAGGTGATTATGTTCAATGAGATAACAATAACCAAAATGAGCAAAATTAAAGATAAAGAACTTTCTAATTTATTAATTGGTAGAAAAGGAGGAATAACAACTATTAAAATAACAGATCAAATACTACAGCAACCTCATAATGCAAATCAATTATCTAGAATATTACACTTAGATTATAAAACAATAACATATCACTTAAACCTCATGATCGACCATGAATATGTGGAAAAAGAAAAGATTACACAGAATTACATTTATTATCCAAGTAAAAAATTATATAATTGCATAGAAGAATATAGTCTAATAAGGAATTTTCTTAAAATTGAATATTAATAGGTATAAAAAATGAAAAGTAAAACAGCAAGCGAACATCAAAAAATGTCCTCAAAAGACATTACTTGTGGTGTAATCACATTAAGTGAC
The Methanobrevibacter sp. genome window above contains:
- a CDS encoding methanogenesis marker 2 protein yields the protein MDFKNLVKEIQEFKGVSRKSSINNVISLLEESYNVSGDVVIDIGDDASAIDIGNNQVMLIAADGIWGDIMNVNPYWAGYCSVLVNVNDIAAMGGKPLAMVNIMSISNDDIYEDLLKGIKDGCLKFGVPMVGGHLHPDGEVDSLGVAIVGIAQKDKIITSFGAEVGDKVIVAIDLDGKPHEMFSLNWDTTYDKDAQLVRDQITAVQYLAEQDYIKSGKDISNPGILGTLEMLLETSRKGAVVNLEDIPRNESLSWADWLRSYPGSGFVFTASEDKCDYIKEYLAKYSIEAAVVGEVTDSNSLYLNYKDEQAEVFNQEKNPVFIFR
- a CDS encoding DUF2117 domain-containing protein, with product MKIGIVVHGPNIIDSGYALKLIELLKNYGDVSVRLGGTMGRTAVIDACLEGIIDISRKLVPSDSLKIFYDDDDVDLIFLLNYGKSDVTGQVFGYKVYNHFVDKIAENNIPVIQIERPGEENGSIIPWNINLDIVEELSQKLNLSIVSPDEVYENHIRQDDADFNQRIVHGVSPGENIMVNSVVIGKTDSDKLTLIARDNHIVDIVGGELKPHGLEKLGEVDLESAIIKTGLLRHAKVTPRVISHDKPNDFKITFLDHAGEDVYKFRDSSVVITVGDDTTLISSDILYRFDIPIIGITDGDLDKVVEDGFKVKDSIIFEVESGFDDVVGRDIKTIMFDGKKESLNFSSIDEVRDKIIEIINNINCKYKISYIN
- a CDS encoding ribonuclease VapC — translated: MEICYILDASAFINGFKLTSNNNFTVPEITAEIKDFESRLTFDMAIDECKLTIQDVPDEYTNCVNKIISESGDILRLSLPDKKLISLAYMFSKEGRNVKVISDDYTIQNTLKIMEIPYSGIITQGIKGVYNWKKVCEGCKKEYGDDYPFDDCEICGSKIYKKRIKVNK
- a CDS encoding DUF1724 domain-containing protein: MDIHNEINKDIKFLAKSEIRLKILSELHNSPYSVHELVKKTKITYSSVSSNITKLEQNNYIKKIKSKYYLNPMTKIYFHTLLDFKQSVEVINKYSEFWDKHNLKQINIESMKNITNLKDSELIETTPLDIYKTHNTIKSQILDSKSLKAIFPYLHPEYPQLIEKILNDNGKVELIIPKAIYNAITSKINVKVKQKALSEKRLIIYPVEDDLNIYLTICDESMSLGLFKTDKSFDQNRILISDRDKSKKWVENLFENIKYDVIK
- a CDS encoding DUF1724 domain-containing protein, yielding MTNIQTKKELNDEYQNVKYILTSSMRTKLLLVLYEHSKKLEDIRKDLKKPSATILHGLKELENKNLIHKIQKYYELTSNGYILTTNMIKLIENWYSINKSKQFWNSHDLSDIPEEILKDIYLLKDVEYETSTTSDLSNAFNKYIQLLLNSTELKIILPIYSENHFKYIIDFLNENKPSKLELIVNEKILNSIKQNQNLEKSLLENENVTVKCIEQDLKLFLTCSDNFMSLTLFLKDGHYDDSQILIGKDKNALKWALNLIQCFTN
- a CDS encoding winged helix-turn-helix domain-containing protein is translated as MFNEITITKMSKIKDKELSNLLIGRKGGITTIKITDQILQQPHNANQLSRILHLDYKTITYHLNLMIDHEYVEKEKITQNYIYYPSKKLYNCIEEYSLIRNFLKIEY